The DNA segment caatcaccattagatCCTCTTGTAAGTTATCATTtaacttttcttctttttctacaTATCTTATTTAGTGGTGATGTACTGTCTATGTGTGCGTGTATGTGAATTTTGAAATAGATTCTAATTGAACTTCGGAGATATACTGAACCTGTTCTTTTGAATAACCAAATTTAGAGAGGTAGTCAATGGCATTAAGCACTGCACGCTTAAAAGCAACACTTGCATCAAGGTAATGCTGCCTTCCGCTTTCATCAACACTGATACCCTCAAATACCAGCCACTCTGAAAATCTTGGCTCAACAGGGCCTATCTCAAAGATTGGATTTACATGAAGAGGAGTTGGCCCCATTGGTGTAAGGTACTCTTTCATTCCGCCCCTTATGATCTCGCACCTGATGGTATAAAAACAAATCAGTTATCTTTGAACGTAGATTGAATTAAAGAGTCATACAACAGGTGCTTGTATGATAAAACAGAACCATATTTCATGGAAGTGTTAAATTTGATGATATCTGTTTGTGAACTGCTGGTTTGCTGCTTATTTTATGTTACGGAATGGATGAACTTGGATGTCACTTCCAAAAAAATTTCTTTGATATGAACATAGAATATGATAAGAATGAGTATATACTTGAGCTCTAGAAAACCACTCATCTCGATTGCTCCACAAAATGAGATTTCACCATCACCCTGAGAAAAGTGCATGTCCCCAGTACTGAGATTTGCTCCTTCTACAAATACTGGAAGATACACTTTTGAACCTCTACTGAGATTTTTTATGTCACAGTTTCCTCCATTTTCTCTTCCTGGAATTGTTCTTGCTGCCTCATTGGCGATCTTTTCCCATTCTGGAGTGCCCTTTTGGATCTAAACATCAATTGAACCATTAGAGAGTTTCTTGCAACCAGAAGTCTGTTTAGTTTTGATATGCAGTGCCAACATTTTTTGCCTAATTCTTGTATTCACAGTTGCACATGCAATGTTGGCATAAACATTAATCAGCTTAGATGCCTATCTGCATGACTGGCTTTGGTAATTAAAATTTCGAAGAGTCTACTGGAGTTTAAACTCTTTCATGGTTTATTTATAATCCTTACTAGATTGATGTTATACCTTTCCAAGATGGCATCCTTTTGTTGATGGCAGATTAGCTAGTGGTCTAGAGTGCAAAACCTCACAAAGTTTGAACGATTCCAATCCATTTTCTTcaacttctctttctcttttattcCATATACTTAGGAGCTCCGCTGATGGTGCAGTTCCAACTATTCCTGGATGAGTCAAGCCTGGAAAGCGTACTCCTGATATGCATACAGAATCATGTTATTACTACTTATCTTATATCGCTACTTGTCCAATGTGGACCTGACCATGTACAGGCTGCTTCATGGTCTTTGTTATGACAAATGTAGGGAAAGGGAATCTGTTTGTTTTACCTGGTATATGAGGAGAGTAGGCATATATTCCTTCAAAATACCAAATAGCTTTAGTTGCACAAGGAAAATGATCAGTGAGAAAGCCTCCTCCGTTTTCTCTGTCAAATGTAGCTGTAAAACCCCATTCATCTCCAGGGAGAGGACCCAGGTTGCATATTTCCACAACAAGAAGATCACCCGGCATAGCTGGAACTCCTTCCTCATCTACAACTCTGATTGGTCCGCTAAGATAATGGACCTATAGCAACAAACCATAGCTACTAATCATCCAAATGGATATGATTTTATCTAAATAAACTAGTCTTAATATGATTGAAAAATTCCCTTATTTTCTACCCAAGTATTGTATTTTTTCCCATCATATCATTCCATCTCTGTGTAGATAAATTAGGTTTAGCCACATATCAATTATCTAGAACTTAGAGCTAGTGCGGTGAGCAATATTCATACTTACAATTGAGAggtcaataaattttacatcAACAGCAGACTCATCATCCTTGACAATACCTCCAGTCCAATCTACCATCTCTACTCTGAAAAATTCACCGTCTCTGACCTCAGCAACCGGCGGAATCTCAGGGTGCCAACGGTTGTGAAGAGGTAGTTTTTGGTCCCATGGCTTCTTGTTCAAGTCTATAGGCACTACCAGTCTTGGAGTTGAAGGAGCCATAAATGGGCTGGCTATTGAAATGcagaatttttttctttttccctcaTAGATGACCAAAATTATACAACATTCGTGAAGTGAAGAGGTTGACTTGTAATATTAGTACTAGTAGATGACAAATGGGTGACAATTTTTCTGCAAGGTCCCCTATCGGAATTACACTTCATGACAAAATGTGTCAATGTCAACTTCTTATAATAGAGAGATGACTAATCTGCCATCTCCTCTACACTGTGTTAAACGCATAATCCACATAAAACAGGGGGActtaaaaaaatgattaatcttatttgcaaataataaaaaattacttaaaaCCTAGGTTCTGCAACCAAAATTGCTATTATGTGAAGAAACTTGGAGAAGAAACCTTAAGGGTCTTGCTGATTTGGAAATTGTTAGATGAAATGAACTAGAGTTATTTGAATTCAAGTAAGAAAGTGGACTGGAACATAACAAATTaataatcaacaaaaataaGCTACAACTCACAATAGAAGGATCAGCATGTTTGATGTCGTCTGCAGTGTTTTCCGGTGTGATACCACCGCCACTGAAGTCCACCATCTCAACCCTGAAAAGCTCTCCGACAGTGACCTCTGCAACTTGGGGTATGTCTGGATGCCACCGATTGTGAAGTGGAAACTTCTGCTCCCATGGCTTCTTCTTTAAATCTATAGGAAAGACCATTCTTGCACCATATTGAGCCATAGCACTAGCCAAATTTGGTATAGCTACGTTAGATATGTCAATACTGTGTCCATAAAAAAGGGTGGCCATAAAAAAGTAAGACCAAAGTTAAGTATCATgttgtaatttacccatattATCTGTATTGTGCTTTTTGAGCGTATATTCTTGTATGTTTGTTTATTGTAGGAAAACAATAGGAAGTAGGGGGGTAATACTAGATTTTAGCTTGTCAAACATtgtaaaagaaaacaaaaaagcttAGGTGAttttaagaaaaacaaaataaaatttgtgaGCCATTGATGAAAGAATATTACCTGTACTTGCTAGTGGAAACTTTATCTTATCATCAAAGTTAATCTTTAAAGAGATGAATTACAAAAATATCTCCAATATTGTCAGTTAAGAGTAATTTGACCCTTAGTAGTATAATTGAAGGTTTAATATTAACAAgttgagctaattttaggtatCACTAAAAAACAAGATATTACTTCCTATGTTATGCATCAGTTGCATATGGATACAAGATACTCGATCCATTCCACTATATGAGTCATTCTAGGATCTTTTACACATATTAAGAAATGAagtcaaattaatgaaattgcattggttaactaaaaaattTCTCTCATATAGTGGTTGGAGAGTAAGTCTTGTAATGTTAAGAAACATATGGGCCaacataaaaaatttaatgcttagactaaaaaactaaaaaactcacttgctagaatgacttataaatTGGAATAGAGGGAGTAATAttttacatgtatatatatgtttttaatATGTTACTAATGATTGATAGCGAAAATATGATTTATGATTTAGTAGAATCTATGAGTACTGTCTAAAATTAGTTCAACTTTTTAACGTTAACCACTCAATTATATCGTTTATGTTGTGTCTAAAATTAGTTTAACTTGTTAACGTTAGCCGCTCAGTTATACCATTTATGTTGTTAGGTAAAATTACTCTCGAATAAAAACAATAGTTTATCTTTTATACCTTATCCGATATTTAAATGATGTGAAGCTTAACCAAGCAATTAGAGTAGACTGCTAAGGTATTATGATGAAGCTAATCCAAATTCCCTTAGATGACCCTACATATCGGAATCTGAAAGATTTTTTTGCATATATTTCATAATGATGTGAGCTTTCGCTGAGATGTTTTTATCCtatttaacttttatttattgCCTGGTCCCCAGCTGCTACCCGTCCCTTGGTAATACGGCTTATGCTGCATTTACTTATGTTGTTTGCAAATTGAATTTTACCATGAACAATTAGCCATATATATTACTCCATAAGCATGAGTTGAATAAATCTGCACATTGAAAATTAAATTAGCTCTGGACCAACCTCtattttttttgggttaattaagCCCTTTATATGTGAAACTGGTGAGCTTTTCACCTGAGGAAGTTActgtttattttttcttattcaGTGGAAAATGGAAGAGGAAAAAAATATGCCAATTATGAATTCTTCCCTCATTTaaaaccaaaaaaaagaaaaaaaaaaaaagaaaattcaagTTGATGAGCTTTGATTTGAACAAGAAAGGATCGGTTTGATTTTGCACTTTATGCTTATTTGATTCTTATGCCTATTGTCTAAACTAGAAGCAGCTTCACTAAAATAGTTAAcaacataaattataatttcTTTAATTGGTTTACCATGACTTTTCCCTAtgatcttttctttctttttaaattgTTCATTTGGTTGATCATTTCACATGAATTGTTCAGTGATTAACAAATACTATATATGCTAGTGAAATATATTTGTACAGCGTACAGTCTTTTGAATAAGGTGATGATGAGCAAAGTTTATGAACATGGCAAACAAGATTTGAATGATTTTGATATGTTTAGATGAACTGGGTCACATCAGCTAGGGAGAAAAAACCCACAAAAATGAGTATTGATGTTGTCTTTTAGTGGTAAAGAGATAAACAccatccattttttttatttttatttttcaaaggGGGAATGCCACGCCCCACTGCTGTGGAAGTCAAATTGCctcatctatttttttttttttctgagcaATCATAGCCGATTGATTCTTCCCCTCTACACACTCAATTAATACTcagatttttttaattattcatcCAACAAGTTGGAACTCGCATCAGGCAAGGGTTGAATTATGAGGTACTGTCGTTTgcaaaattttctttttccagtAAAAAGAGGCAAAATAAAAACTTTGAAGAGGCAGGTAGAGGTATATATTAGGTACGCAATCTGAGAGGGCCAAATTATTTGCAAGTGGACGAAAGAGTGACATATGCTTGTCTGGAAGGATAAGAACGCCACGTCCTCTAAGACCATGACATTTCCGTTGGTGGCCTCCCCCGTGGGTCTGATGAGAAATTTAGTCTTAATACATTATGACTTCCTGCCTTTTAaactttccaaaaaaaaaaaaatcttattacCCAGtaaacttattaaaattatagTATGATTTATCTTTTAAGTTCATATAAGATTTTAGATAAATTACAATGTGTATCCCTAAAAtgtcattttaaacaattttaggtAATTGAAAGGTCACTATAAGCATGTTTAAGGAATTAACAAGATACTTTATAATAAGGTTATGAGATTTCTGCGTAGCGTCTTCTGCTGGTTTGTCTCTTGTGTCGAGAATGATCCTTATGGACACTCTGACGGTCAATTTAGTAGATCAAAAGAGAGTCTAACAAGTAGTAAGCAGAAAGTTGTAGAGTGAGTTACTTATTTATAGGGATTTTAAAAAGGGCTTGAAGACTAAAGTGCCTTTATATGCATGACTTGGTGGATCTGGCTTTAGTCATCCCATTCTTTGAATAGAGGTTGCGATGGGCTTGTTGGGCTTCTCAAGCATGTGGGCTCATTCTTATCAATTAGTCCCTCCTTCAAGTGAGGTTGGAGACTGAACCATTGGATGTGAGGTGAGCGGGATGCCTAGTGCTTGAGATAATGTCTGAAAAAGCATTGTGTTGTGTCTTATGTTGTGCTAAACTAGATAAGCACTGGTTAGAGTGACACATGACGTTTATAACTCTACCATTTGTCTAAGGTTTTTAATGAAGTGTACATTTAGTAAGTTGGGCTTCAGTAATTAGGTTGAAAATCGCAGTGTTGTCAGAGGCTAGAATGACACGTGGTGACTGATCGCTATGTGCGACCTTTGGGTGGGGTGACTCTTTATATGTCCGTTCGTACTTTATAAAAGGGGAAAATTGCATTATGTAACAAATTTTGCTAAGTTCCGGGGGCCTTCTTCGCCTTCCACCTAAGCTGCGCAGGAAAGGCCCAAAGCCAATCCCAGGGAACAGTGAAGCTTCATAGGGTCTTTCTGTCCAGGTGCAGGTAGTCCGCATCTTCACAGACATGTCTATTTCACCGAGCCTCTCTCCGAGACAGTGCCCAGATCGTTACGCCTTTCGTGCGGGTCGGAACTTACCCGACAAGGAATTTCGCTACCTTAGGACCGTTATAGTTACGGCCCCGGTTAGAACAAAGAACATTTGAGAGCTCATTCCCATATTCTATGGTCGTTGTTTGTTGTGACGGTGGTAGTGAAGTGTCTCATCGGTGATAGTTGTTTCGTAAGGTTGGCGCTGGAAGTGGTGAGGCAAGTGTcttattcctttttctttttaggCGCCTTCCGGTTTTACTAGGGTCTTCTTTCGAGCAGTTTTGGTCTACTAGGTGAACTAGTATGTCCAACGAAGCTAGTAGTAAAAGAGTGGGGTTGCTCGGTGCCATTTTGAAGGAGTCCACTCTTGTGGAGAGTGATCGTGTTAgacaaaggaaaaggaaaaagtCTGTGTTGAAGGGCGGTCAATTAGAGACTGTGAAAAAATGGAGAACTGTGGGGGAGAAGCCTCGTGTACGAAAGCCCCAAGT comes from the Euphorbia lathyris chromosome 5, ddEupLath1.1, whole genome shotgun sequence genome and includes:
- the LOC136231331 gene encoding uncharacterized protein isoform X1; protein product: MATLFYGHSIDISNVAIPNLASAMAQYGARMVFPIDLKKKPWEQKFPLHNRWHPDIPQVAEVTVGELFRVEMVDFSGGGITPENTADDIKHADPSIVHYLSGPIRVVDEEGVPAMPGDLLVVEICNLGPLPGDEWGFTATFDRENGGGFLTDHFPCATKAIWYFEGIYAYSPHIPGVRFPGLTHPGIVGTAPSAELLSIWNKREREVEENGLESFKLCEVLHSRPLANLPSTKGCHLGKIQKGTPEWEKIANEAARTIPGRENGGNCDIKNLSRGSKVYLPVFVEGANLSTGDMHFSQGDGEISFCGAIEMSGFLELKCEIIRGGMKEYLTPMGPTPLHVNPIFEIGPVEPRFSEWLVFEGISVDESGRQHYLDASVAFKRAVLNAIDYLSKFGYSKEQMYLLLSCCPCEGRISGIVDAPNAVATLAIPTAIFDQDIRPKTSKVPVGPRLVRKPDVLKCTYDGNLPITKNPSAMS
- the LOC136231331 gene encoding uncharacterized protein isoform X2, with the protein product MAQYGARMVFPIDLKKKPWEQKFPLHNRWHPDIPQVAEVTVGELFRVEMVDFSGGGITPENTADDIKHADPSIVHYLSGPIRVVDEEGVPAMPGDLLVVEICNLGPLPGDEWGFTATFDRENGGGFLTDHFPCATKAIWYFEGIYAYSPHIPGVRFPGLTHPGIVGTAPSAELLSIWNKREREVEENGLESFKLCEVLHSRPLANLPSTKGCHLGKIQKGTPEWEKIANEAARTIPGRENGGNCDIKNLSRGSKVYLPVFVEGANLSTGDMHFSQGDGEISFCGAIEMSGFLELKCEIIRGGMKEYLTPMGPTPLHVNPIFEIGPVEPRFSEWLVFEGISVDESGRQHYLDASVAFKRAVLNAIDYLSKFGYSKEQMYLLLSCCPCEGRISGIVDAPNAVATLAIPTAIFDQDIRPKTSKVPVGPRLVRKPDVLKCTYDGNLPITKNPSAMS
- the LOC136231331 gene encoding uncharacterized protein isoform X3; translated protein: MAPSTPRLVVPIDLNKKPWDQKLPLHNRWHPEIPPVAEVRDGEFFRVEMVDWTGGIVKDDESAVDVKFIDLSIVHYLSGPIRVVDEEGVPAMPGDLLVVEICNLGPLPGDEWGFTATFDRENGGGFLTDHFPCATKAIWYFEGIYAYSPHIPGVRFPGLTHPGIVGTAPSAELLSIWNKREREVEENGLESFKLCEVLHSRPLANLPSTKGCHLGKIQKGTPEWEKIANEAARTIPGRENGGNCDIKNLSRGSKVYLPVFVEGANLSTGDMHFSQGDGEISFCGAIEMSGFLELKCEIIRGGMKEYLTPMGPTPLHVNPIFEIGPVEPRFSEWLVFEGISVDESGRQHYLDASVAFKRAVLNAIDYLSKFGYSKEQMYLLLSCCPCEGRISGIVDAPNAVATLAIPTAIFDQDIRPKTSKVPVGPRLVRKPDVLKCTYDGNLPITKNPSAMS